The following proteins come from a genomic window of Crassostrea angulata isolate pt1a10 chromosome 1, ASM2561291v2, whole genome shotgun sequence:
- the LOC128193000 gene encoding protein TANC2-like isoform X7, producing the protein MVILMASTNIDILRDLSMEEQMADCCPLCHMPYDKGKKRRLIDTCGHAKCYSCMFYSESCRICENNPTEAGHHIRQSSDISPYSRVRVKTNGHFTPHMKSSETATQTTPKSFSLSNMHTSGNQLPEPQVPPSRSRFFKPISLSPTASSTPNSSHRGFNPDPAMGSPDLHPAADPSLTPYDDLDELSRLDRIGPALDQNDHPDPPPPSPDVAQNDLIVRLGLLLSDKGRPNDPSHMTPMKQGNQGNQTEDTFTSVSSIGSNEVTPERGIPTPDRGISDTSPLSTLTASSGSERGHYSGIRMGTESLTYTGSRDPSAESMNSFMSTSTGNSMSPHATTKRPHSITTSTPGQIEDLFGKRGNFRRSSARATIGHSSERRITITPIKPPQIRLKAQVFEVPHNEGKALFVGREWLFKDIEMALNSEPTTDRVRGVVLTGGIGAGKTAIIEQLVDSSFFTDGRSGLVEGSEHKINRDRMVYNGLTNYSPKSTLSHGLSASTSNLTYDCLRSLGSQVVGYHFCQADNNVTCLVPEFVHSLAAQLSQAPQLAAYHEMLLQDPHLQHVLSLKECVQNPSSAFIKGILDPLESLKEQGRITSDSCLIVIDSLNEAEFHKPDYGDTIASFLCRHVEQFPLWLKLVLTVHSSLVEITKDLGFTTICIDRDQNNDLIGKDLIDYVNHRIETSPSIGNNISLNGKLEQSTQVKFCHHLQTLSKGSFLFCKMTLDLIERGHLVLKSSNYKILPMNISEVFLLHFNLKFQSVRSFEKVSPILVVCLATLYPMNLEEIYYTINSGYTQHFLPWEEFTQRMSMLQGFLFLRKDSTYMFFHPAFREWLIRRDEADNPKFLCDLRGAEFDPRLGHALMSFKLSRISAPLNPDKTIELGHHILKAHIYKNVSKQRGYSSRDMQAYWMALSSEGLNAALASHRNLFSPNVKVSRLILLSGANPNMRTPYQNNSPVLCIAAMEGFTDMVSLLLEFSASVDAVSDSGMSALCYAASAGHTEILRMLCQRNARLSHVDKSGQCPAVHAAMHGHLDALIFLLQCDWSEYDGQLTKVEAMQQAMVASAATGHTNIIDFLLHNYSATSDGFGINYCDTLLGETALTASCSHGFKDVVLFLIDQGASLHQPNNKSLTPLLCAVDAGHWNVADLLLGMGSSLEQTDKHGRTPLMIAAYKGHIGVLEMLLARGSSLHQVDKEGLTALCWACLKGHHHIIQTLLDKGANLHHVDRRGRTPLQLAAFHGDAQVVQSLLERGAQIEHADQNGMRALDRAIDRRNTAVVVCFLKKGAKLGQTTWAVAAGKPDILILLLNKLMEDGNVLYKKNRIREAAQRYQYALKKFPNENVVEDSRTFKDLKLNLLLNLSRCKRKLNDCVSAIDLATQALQIKSKCFEAYYARARAKRDDRQFSSAVEDLKEALKLAPSNRELQRLLTRVRDECTEQARYENLHGSQSNVMDRGERRAEETAL; encoded by the exons ATGGTCATTTTGATGGCAAGTACTA ACATTGACATCTTGCGTGACCTGAGCATGGAGGAGCAAATGGCGGACTGCTGTCCCTTGTGTCACATGCCCTATGACAAAGGGAAGAAGCGGCGCTTGATTGACACCTGTGGACATGCAAAGTGTTACAGCTGCATGTTCTACTCGGAAAGCTGCCGAAtctgtgaaaaca ACCCCACAGAGGCAGGTCACCACATCAGACAGAGCAGTGACATATCCCCCTACAGCCGAGTCAGGGTGAAGACCAACGGTCACTTCACACCTCATATGAAGTCTTCGGAAACTGCCACTCAAACCACACCCAAGTCTTTTTCACTCTCAAATATGCATACCA GTGGAAACCAGTTACCTGAACCCCAAGTACCACCATCAAGGTCCCGGTTCTTTAAACCCATTTCCCTGTCACCCACAGCTTCCAGTACACCTAACTCCTCACACAGGGGCTTTAATCCAGACCCTGCCATGGGGTCTCCAGACCTCCACCCTGCAGCTGACCCTAGTCTGACCCCATATGATGACCTTGATGAGTTGTCAAGGTTAGACAGAATAGGTCCTGCTCTTGACCAGAATGATCATCCAG ATCCCCCTCCTCCATCTCCAGATGTTGCCCAGAATGATCTAATAGTGAGGCTGGGCCTGTTGCTGTCGGACAAGGGTCGACCTAATGACCCCTCTCATATGACACCCATGAAGCAGGGTAACCAAGGGAACCAGACAGAGGACACATTTACCAGTGTGTCTTCTATAGGCAGTAATGAGGTGACACCGGAGAGGGGAATCCCCACCCCAGACAGGGGGATCTCTGACACCAGTCCCCTGTCAACTCTCACTG CTTCCTCTGGGAGTGAACGGGGACATTACAGTGGAATTCGAATGGGGACCGAGTCCCTCACCTACACCGGCAGCAGGGACCCAAGCGCCGAGAGCATGAACTCTTTTATGTCCACCAGTACCGGCAATAGCATGAGTCCTCACGCCACCACCAAGAGACCACACTCCATCACAA CCTCCACACCTGGACAGATAGAAGATTTGTTTGGTAAGAGGGGAAACTTTCGCAGATCTTCTGCCCGGGCCACCATTGGTCACTCTAGCGAGCGCCGCATCACAATAACCCCCATCAAACCACCACAAATACGACTCAAGGCTCAGGTGTTTGAGGTTCCCCACAATGAGGGAAAAGCACTGTTTGTTGGGAGGGAATGGCTGTTCAAGGATATAGAAATG GCCCTGAACAGTGAGCCCACCACAGACAGAGTGAGGGGTGTGGTCCTGACTGGGGGTATTGGGGCAGGAAAGACCGCCATCATAGAGCAGCTAGTGGACAGCAGCTTCTTCACTGACGGCCGGAGTGGGCTCGTAGAAG ggAGTGAACACAAGATAAACAGGGATCGTATGGTGTACAATGGTCTTACAAACTACAGTCCGAAATCCACCTTGTCCCATGGCCTGAGTGCATCAACATCCAATCTTACTTACGATTGTCTGAGAAGTCTGGGATCACAAGTAGTTGGCTACCATTTTTGTCAGGCAGATAATAATGTCACCTGTCTGGTGCCCGAGTTTGTCCACAGTCTCGCTGCTCAGCTATCTCAAGCTCCACAGCTCGCCGCCTACCACGAAATGCTCCTGCAGGATCCACACTTACAACATGTGCTTAGTCTCAAGGAGTGTGTGCAAAATCCTTCAAGTGCTTTCATTAAAGGAATCCTGGATCCTTTAGAATCTTTGAAGGAACAGGGCAGAATTACTTCAGACAGTTGTTTGATTGTGATAGACTCTCTGAATGAGGCAGAGTTCCACAAGCCAGATTATGGTGACACGATAGCTTCATTTCTGTGTCGCCACGTTGAACAGTTTCCTTTGTGGTTGAAATTGGTGTTAACTGTTCATTCTTCCTTGGTGGAGATCACAAAAGACTTGGGTTTCACAACTATTTGTATTGACCGAGACCAAAACAACGACCTTATAGGAAAAGACCTGATAGATTATGTGAACCATAGAATTGAAACAAGTCCTAgtattggaaataatatatcACTGAATGGTAAACTAGAACAATCGACACAAGTCAAATTCTGTCATCATCTACAAACTCTTAGCAAAGGGTCATTTTTGTTCTGCAAGATGACCCTGGACTTGATAGAAAGAGGACACCTGGTGCTTAAAAGTTCAAACTACAAAATATTACCCATGAACATTTCTGAAGTGTTCCTATTACATTTTAACTTGAAGTTCCAAAGTGTGAGGTCATTTGAAAAGGTGTCTCCTATTTTGGTTGTGTGTTTGGCGACTCTGTATCCGATGAATCTTGAGGAGATCTACTACACCATCAACTCTGGCTACACCCAGCACTTTCTGCCGTGGGAGGAGTTCACCCAGCGGATGAGCATGCTGCAGGGCTTCTTGTTTCTGCGTAAAGACTCCACCTACATGTTCTTTCACCCTGCCTTCAGGGAGTGGCTTATCCGCCGCGACGAGGCAGACAATCCAAAGTTTCTCTGTGATCTTCG TGGTGCCGAATTTGACCCAAG ACTTGGCCATGCTTTGATGTCGTTCAAGCTGTCAAGGATATCCGCCCCACTGAACCCTGATAAAACCATAGAGTTAGGGCACCACATTCTGAAGGCCCACATCTACAAAAATGTCAGCAAGCAGCGTGGCTACTCCTCCCGTGACATGCAGGCTTACTGGATGGCCCTCAGCTCTGAGGGCCTGAACGCTGCCCTCGCATCTCACCGCAACCTCTTCTCTCCTAATGTCAAG GTCAGTCGACTGATCTTATTGTCGGGGGCCAACCCCAACATGAGAACCCCGTACCAGAACAACTCGCCGGTCCTGTGTATTGCGGCTATGGAGGGATTCACGGACATGGTGTCCCTGCTTCTGGAGTTCAGTGCCAGTGTGGACGCCGTCTCAGACAGTGGGATGTCGGCTCTGTGTTATGCTGCCAGTGCTGGACACACGGAGATCCTAAGGATGCTGTGTCAGAGGAATGCTCGG CTGTCACATGTAGATAAGAGTGGTCAGTGCCCAGCTGTTCATGCCGCCATGCATGGCCATTTGGATGCCCTCATCTTCCTTCTGCAATGCGATTGGTCAGAATATGATGGTCAGCTGACTAAAGTGGAGGCCATGCAGCAGGCAATGGTAGCTTCTGCTGCCACAGGACACACAAAT ATCATTGACTTCCTATTACATAACTACTCTGCAACATCTGATGGATTTGGAATCAACTACTGTGATACTTTACTGGGAGAAACAG CATTGACGGCATCTTGTAGCCATGGTTTTAAGGATGTGGTCCTATTTCTGATAGACCAGGGAGCCAGTCTCCACCAGCCAAACAACAAATCCCTGACCCCACTGTTGTGTGCTGTGGATGCTGGTCACTGGAATGTGGCCGACCTACTTCTTGGAATGGGATCCTCCTTggaacagacagacaaacatgGGAGAACACCTCTTATGATAGCAGCATACAAAGGCCACATTGGAGTATTAGAGATGCTGTTAGCTAGAg GGAGCTCCCTGCATCAGGTGGACAAGGAAGGTCTGACTGCCCTGTGCTGGGCCTGTCTGAAGGGACACCACCACATCATACAGACCTTGTTGGACAAGGGAGCTAATCTCCATCATGTAGACAGAAGGGGGAGAACTCCTCTCCAACTTGCAGCATTCCATGGTGATGCTCAAGTG GTGCAATCTTTATTGGAGAGAGGAGCCCAGATTGAGCATGCAGACCAGAACGGGATGAGGGCGCTGGATCGAGCCATAGACAGGAGGAACACAGCCGTGGTGGTGTGTTTCCTGAAGAAGGGAGCCAAGCTGGGACAGACCACCTGGGCCGTAGCAGCAGGAAAACCAGACATACTGATACTGCTGCTCAACAAGTTGATGGAGGATGGAAATGTGCTGTATAAG AAAAACCGTATTCGAGAGGCAGCCCAGCGATACCAGTATGCTTTGAAGAAATTTCCAAATGAAAATGTGGTGGAAGACTCAAGAACCTTCAAAGACCTAAAATTGAACCTGCTCCTCAATCTTTCCAGATGCAAAAGGAAACTTAAT GACTGTGTATCAGCGATTGATCTGGCCACACAGGCACtgcaaataaaaagtaaatgctTTGAAGCATACTATGCAAGGGCTCGGGCGAAACGAGACGACAG ACAATTCTCTTCAGCTGTTGAGGATTTAAAAGAGGCTTTAAAGTTAGCTCCCAGCAACCGAGAATTACAAAGATTACTGACCAGAGTACGTGATGAATGCACAGAGCAGGCACGCTATGAGAACCTTCATGGAAGTCAGTCCAATGTAATGGATCGGGGCGAGAGAAGAGCAGAGGAAACGGCTCTATAG
- the LOC128193000 gene encoding protein TANC1-like isoform X1 yields MGNKASSPRKDIDGGEIRGRSRSFTGITSKFRKRSKSPPRERSSSFTDTRPKRGSFKFSSHNGGVPTPNSQPPSGGNQSSSPTKSITIRSGGRSREEENDTAKLLSTSCPTRTRHFPPLLDSSVPPEARQKDTLGRDTIRRSLTRKDSESPRLCPKQMRQISRDLYGETLADISKRRGLAVQNRDLSMSQASLGHMSCKSQSLHSLGNVGLEDEDEKIGPVYGKIVLRQNRPKHLHMNRYSGDFDLRVRAGSLSAGDINRKSGTLRNDSPSEPQRRISQPIVSSSDSKVKVNIQRSPEEVVQARRMLVYRALKTDGEELGQNSPDRKSIPILADRRSNKSASSLHRSPSPNSSLTAPHLSLSHGNSALSPGNHTVQLPGNRSPHHSSDSNSALYPCNRPASPSNRSSATNALTELTINSDLRNESNSSSRSLENISKTPEKSPVHVTPPKITPNKRALPNIDEYKILSSSVPSNRELWGSYESLTMRSRKNEDVSEETGLRERSQSVSLNSRHDYTNVHISPLDVEDLGFRSRSSSWSVARDGGRVHSGVGSGYPQAPQVNRLWSYSVTSLSDMGLNPVLPSQHRYIETKRDDFVDIDILRDLSMEEQMADCCPLCHMPYDKGKKRRLIDTCGHAKCYSCMFYSESCRICENNPTEAGHHIRQSSDISPYSRVRVKTNGHFTPHMKSSETATQTTPKSFSLSNMHTSGNQLPEPQVPPSRSRFFKPISLSPTASSTPNSSHRGFNPDPAMGSPDLHPAADPSLTPYDDLDELSRLDRIGPALDQNDHPDPPPPSPDVAQNDLIVRLGLLLSDKGRPNDPSHMTPMKQGNQGNQTEDTFTSVSSIGSNEVTPERGIPTPDRGISDTSPLSTLTASSGSERGHYSGIRMGTESLTYTGSRDPSAESMNSFMSTSTGNSMSPHATTKRPHSITTSTPGQIEDLFGKRGNFRRSSARATIGHSSERRITITPIKPPQIRLKAQVFEVPHNEGKALFVGREWLFKDIEMALNSEPTTDRVRGVVLTGGIGAGKTAIIEQLVDSSFFTDGRSGLVEGSEHKINRDRMVYNGLTNYSPKSTLSHGLSASTSNLTYDCLRSLGSQVVGYHFCQADNNVTCLVPEFVHSLAAQLSQAPQLAAYHEMLLQDPHLQHVLSLKECVQNPSSAFIKGILDPLESLKEQGRITSDSCLIVIDSLNEAEFHKPDYGDTIASFLCRHVEQFPLWLKLVLTVHSSLVEITKDLGFTTICIDRDQNNDLIGKDLIDYVNHRIETSPSIGNNISLNGKLEQSTQVKFCHHLQTLSKGSFLFCKMTLDLIERGHLVLKSSNYKILPMNISEVFLLHFNLKFQSVRSFEKVSPILVVCLATLYPMNLEEIYYTINSGYTQHFLPWEEFTQRMSMLQGFLFLRKDSTYMFFHPAFREWLIRRDEADNPKFLCDLRGAEFDPRLGHALMSFKLSRISAPLNPDKTIELGHHILKAHIYKNVSKQRGYSSRDMQAYWMALSSEGLNAALASHRNLFSPNVKVSRLILLSGANPNMRTPYQNNSPVLCIAAMEGFTDMVSLLLEFSASVDAVSDSGMSALCYAASAGHTEILRMLCQRNARLSHVDKSGQCPAVHAAMHGHLDALIFLLQCDWSEYDGQLTKVEAMQQAMVASAATGHTNIIDFLLHNYSATSDGFGINYCDTLLGETALTASCSHGFKDVVLFLIDQGASLHQPNNKSLTPLLCAVDAGHWNVADLLLGMGSSLEQTDKHGRTPLMIAAYKGHIGVLEMLLARGSSLHQVDKEGLTALCWACLKGHHHIIQTLLDKGANLHHVDRRGRTPLQLAAFHGDAQVVQSLLERGAQIEHADQNGMRALDRAIDRRNTAVVVCFLKKGAKLGQTTWAVAAGKPDILILLLNKLMEDGNVLYKKNRIREAAQRYQYALKKFPNENVVEDSRTFKDLKLNLLLNLSRCKRKLNDCVSAIDLATQALQIKSKCFEAYYARARAKRDDRQFSSAVEDLKEALKLAPSNRELQRLLTRVRDECTEQARYENLHGSQSNVMDRGERRAEETAL; encoded by the exons ATGGGGAATAAAGCTTCTTCACCAAGAAAAGATATCGATGGAGGTGAAATTCGAGGAAGGAGTCGATCTTTTACGGGAATAACCTCCAAATTTCGTAAAAGAAGCAAGAGTCCACCAAGAGAGCGCAGCTCTTCATTTACAGATACTAGGCCCAAAAGGGGGAGTTTCAAATTTTCTAGTCACAATGGAGGGGTTCCCACTCCAAATAGTCAACCCCCATCAGGAGGCAACCAAAGTTCTAGTCCCACGAAGAGTATCACTATCAGGTCTGGAGGACGATCTCGAGAAGAGGAGAATGACACTGCTAAGTTGTTGTCAACTTCCTGCCCAACCCGCACCAGACATTTCCCTCCACTTCTGGATTCCAGCGTGCCTCCTGAGGCCAGACAGAAGGATACCCTGGGTCGGGACACCATCCGCAGGTCCTTGACTCGGAAAGACAGCGAGTCTCCCAGGCTCTGTCCGAAACAGATGAGACAGATTTCCCGGGATCTGTATGGTGAGACATTAGCAGATATTTCAAAGAGGCGGGGACTGGCTGTGCAGAACCGTGACTTGTCAATGTCACAGGCGAGTCTAGGTCACATGTCTTGTAAGTCTCAGTCTCTCCACAGCTTAGGAAATGTTGGACTGGAAGATGAAGACGAAAAAATAGGTCCAGTTTATGGGAAGATAGTGCTAAGACAAAATAGACCAAAGCACCTGCATATGAACAGATACAGTGGTGATTTTGATCTTAGAGTTAGAGCAGGATCTTTGTCTGCAGGTGATATAAACAGAAAGAGTGGCACCTTAAGAAATGATAGTCCCTCAGAACCACAGCGTAGGATATCCCAGCCTATCGTGTCATCATCAGACTCCAAGGTGAAGGTCAACATTcagaggtcaccagaggaggtggTGCAGGCAAGACGCATGTTGGTCTATCGTGCTCTAAAAACTGATGGTGAAGAACTGGGTCAAAATAGTCCAGATCGTAAGTCTATACCTATTCTAGCTGACAGACGGTCAAACAAATCTGCTTCATCCTTACACAGATCTCCTTCACCTAATAGTAGCTTAACCGCACCACATTTATCATTATCACATGGCAACAGTGCTTTGTCTCCTGGCAACCATACTGTGCAGTTGCCTGGCAACAGGTCACCACATCATTCATCAGATAGTAACAGTGCTTTGTATCCATGTAACCGTCCTGCATCACCTAGCAACAGATCATCTGCAACTAATGCACTCACAGAACTTACAATTAACAGTGACTTAAGAAATGAAAGTAACAGTAGTTCAAGGAGTCTGGAGAATATATCAAAAACACCAGAAAAAAGTCCTGTTCATGTGACTCCACCTAAAATTACCCCCAATAAAAGAGCATTACCAAATATTGATGAGTATAAGATTCTCAGTTCAAGTGTACCCTCCAATCGGGAATTGTGGGGATCCTATGAAAGCTTGACAATGCGCTCACGAAAAAATGAGGACGTTTCAGAGGAGACTGGTTTAAGAGAACGTAGTCAAAGTGTCTCCTTAAATTCTAGACATGATTACACAAATGTGCACATTTCGCCTTTGGATGTGGAAGATTTGGGATTCCGTAGCCGCAGTAGTAGTTGGAGTGTGGCAAGAGACGGTGGGAGAGTCCACAGTGGTGTGGGGTCAGGGTATCCCCAGGCCCCACAGGTTAACCGACTGTGGAGTTACAGTGTTACGTCATTATCGGACATGGGATTAAACCCAGTTTTACCATCCCAACATAGATACATTGAAACAAAGCGTGATGATTTTGTTG ACATTGACATCTTGCGTGACCTGAGCATGGAGGAGCAAATGGCGGACTGCTGTCCCTTGTGTCACATGCCCTATGACAAAGGGAAGAAGCGGCGCTTGATTGACACCTGTGGACATGCAAAGTGTTACAGCTGCATGTTCTACTCGGAAAGCTGCCGAAtctgtgaaaaca ACCCCACAGAGGCAGGTCACCACATCAGACAGAGCAGTGACATATCCCCCTACAGCCGAGTCAGGGTGAAGACCAACGGTCACTTCACACCTCATATGAAGTCTTCGGAAACTGCCACTCAAACCACACCCAAGTCTTTTTCACTCTCAAATATGCATACCA GTGGAAACCAGTTACCTGAACCCCAAGTACCACCATCAAGGTCCCGGTTCTTTAAACCCATTTCCCTGTCACCCACAGCTTCCAGTACACCTAACTCCTCACACAGGGGCTTTAATCCAGACCCTGCCATGGGGTCTCCAGACCTCCACCCTGCAGCTGACCCTAGTCTGACCCCATATGATGACCTTGATGAGTTGTCAAGGTTAGACAGAATAGGTCCTGCTCTTGACCAGAATGATCATCCAG ATCCCCCTCCTCCATCTCCAGATGTTGCCCAGAATGATCTAATAGTGAGGCTGGGCCTGTTGCTGTCGGACAAGGGTCGACCTAATGACCCCTCTCATATGACACCCATGAAGCAGGGTAACCAAGGGAACCAGACAGAGGACACATTTACCAGTGTGTCTTCTATAGGCAGTAATGAGGTGACACCGGAGAGGGGAATCCCCACCCCAGACAGGGGGATCTCTGACACCAGTCCCCTGTCAACTCTCACTG CTTCCTCTGGGAGTGAACGGGGACATTACAGTGGAATTCGAATGGGGACCGAGTCCCTCACCTACACCGGCAGCAGGGACCCAAGCGCCGAGAGCATGAACTCTTTTATGTCCACCAGTACCGGCAATAGCATGAGTCCTCACGCCACCACCAAGAGACCACACTCCATCACAA CCTCCACACCTGGACAGATAGAAGATTTGTTTGGTAAGAGGGGAAACTTTCGCAGATCTTCTGCCCGGGCCACCATTGGTCACTCTAGCGAGCGCCGCATCACAATAACCCCCATCAAACCACCACAAATACGACTCAAGGCTCAGGTGTTTGAGGTTCCCCACAATGAGGGAAAAGCACTGTTTGTTGGGAGGGAATGGCTGTTCAAGGATATAGAAATG GCCCTGAACAGTGAGCCCACCACAGACAGAGTGAGGGGTGTGGTCCTGACTGGGGGTATTGGGGCAGGAAAGACCGCCATCATAGAGCAGCTAGTGGACAGCAGCTTCTTCACTGACGGCCGGAGTGGGCTCGTAGAAG ggAGTGAACACAAGATAAACAGGGATCGTATGGTGTACAATGGTCTTACAAACTACAGTCCGAAATCCACCTTGTCCCATGGCCTGAGTGCATCAACATCCAATCTTACTTACGATTGTCTGAGAAGTCTGGGATCACAAGTAGTTGGCTACCATTTTTGTCAGGCAGATAATAATGTCACCTGTCTGGTGCCCGAGTTTGTCCACAGTCTCGCTGCTCAGCTATCTCAAGCTCCACAGCTCGCCGCCTACCACGAAATGCTCCTGCAGGATCCACACTTACAACATGTGCTTAGTCTCAAGGAGTGTGTGCAAAATCCTTCAAGTGCTTTCATTAAAGGAATCCTGGATCCTTTAGAATCTTTGAAGGAACAGGGCAGAATTACTTCAGACAGTTGTTTGATTGTGATAGACTCTCTGAATGAGGCAGAGTTCCACAAGCCAGATTATGGTGACACGATAGCTTCATTTCTGTGTCGCCACGTTGAACAGTTTCCTTTGTGGTTGAAATTGGTGTTAACTGTTCATTCTTCCTTGGTGGAGATCACAAAAGACTTGGGTTTCACAACTATTTGTATTGACCGAGACCAAAACAACGACCTTATAGGAAAAGACCTGATAGATTATGTGAACCATAGAATTGAAACAAGTCCTAgtattggaaataatatatcACTGAATGGTAAACTAGAACAATCGACACAAGTCAAATTCTGTCATCATCTACAAACTCTTAGCAAAGGGTCATTTTTGTTCTGCAAGATGACCCTGGACTTGATAGAAAGAGGACACCTGGTGCTTAAAAGTTCAAACTACAAAATATTACCCATGAACATTTCTGAAGTGTTCCTATTACATTTTAACTTGAAGTTCCAAAGTGTGAGGTCATTTGAAAAGGTGTCTCCTATTTTGGTTGTGTGTTTGGCGACTCTGTATCCGATGAATCTTGAGGAGATCTACTACACCATCAACTCTGGCTACACCCAGCACTTTCTGCCGTGGGAGGAGTTCACCCAGCGGATGAGCATGCTGCAGGGCTTCTTGTTTCTGCGTAAAGACTCCACCTACATGTTCTTTCACCCTGCCTTCAGGGAGTGGCTTATCCGCCGCGACGAGGCAGACAATCCAAAGTTTCTCTGTGATCTTCG TGGTGCCGAATTTGACCCAAG ACTTGGCCATGCTTTGATGTCGTTCAAGCTGTCAAGGATATCCGCCCCACTGAACCCTGATAAAACCATAGAGTTAGGGCACCACATTCTGAAGGCCCACATCTACAAAAATGTCAGCAAGCAGCGTGGCTACTCCTCCCGTGACATGCAGGCTTACTGGATGGCCCTCAGCTCTGAGGGCCTGAACGCTGCCCTCGCATCTCACCGCAACCTCTTCTCTCCTAATGTCAAG GTCAGTCGACTGATCTTATTGTCGGGGGCCAACCCCAACATGAGAACCCCGTACCAGAACAACTCGCCGGTCCTGTGTATTGCGGCTATGGAGGGATTCACGGACATGGTGTCCCTGCTTCTGGAGTTCAGTGCCAGTGTGGACGCCGTCTCAGACAGTGGGATGTCGGCTCTGTGTTATGCTGCCAGTGCTGGACACACGGAGATCCTAAGGATGCTGTGTCAGAGGAATGCTCGG CTGTCACATGTAGATAAGAGTGGTCAGTGCCCAGCTGTTCATGCCGCCATGCATGGCCATTTGGATGCCCTCATCTTCCTTCTGCAATGCGATTGGTCAGAATATGATGGTCAGCTGACTAAAGTGGAGGCCATGCAGCAGGCAATGGTAGCTTCTGCTGCCACAGGACACACAAAT ATCATTGACTTCCTATTACATAACTACTCTGCAACATCTGATGGATTTGGAATCAACTACTGTGATACTTTACTGGGAGAAACAG CATTGACGGCATCTTGTAGCCATGGTTTTAAGGATGTGGTCCTATTTCTGATAGACCAGGGAGCCAGTCTCCACCAGCCAAACAACAAATCCCTGACCCCACTGTTGTGTGCTGTGGATGCTGGTCACTGGAATGTGGCCGACCTACTTCTTGGAATGGGATCCTCCTTggaacagacagacaaacatgGGAGAACACCTCTTATGATAGCAGCATACAAAGGCCACATTGGAGTATTAGAGATGCTGTTAGCTAGAg GGAGCTCCCTGCATCAGGTGGACAAGGAAGGTCTGACTGCCCTGTGCTGGGCCTGTCTGAAGGGACACCACCACATCATACAGACCTTGTTGGACAAGGGAGCTAATCTCCATCATGTAGACAGAAGGGGGAGAACTCCTCTCCAACTTGCAGCATTCCATGGTGATGCTCAAGTG GTGCAATCTTTATTGGAGAGAGGAGCCCAGATTGAGCATGCAGACCAGAACGGGATGAGGGCGCTGGATCGAGCCATAGACAGGAGGAACACAGCCGTGGTGGTGTGTTTCCTGAAGAAGGGAGCCAAGCTGGGACAGACCACCTGGGCCGTAGCAGCAGGAAAACCAGACATACTGATACTGCTGCTCAACAAGTTGATGGAGGATGGAAATGTGCTGTATAAG AAAAACCGTATTCGAGAGGCAGCCCAGCGATACCAGTATGCTTTGAAGAAATTTCCAAATGAAAATGTGGTGGAAGACTCAAGAACCTTCAAAGACCTAAAATTGAACCTGCTCCTCAATCTTTCCAGATGCAAAAGGAAACTTAAT GACTGTGTATCAGCGATTGATCTGGCCACACAGGCACtgcaaataaaaagtaaatgctTTGAAGCATACTATGCAAGGGCTCGGGCGAAACGAGACGACAG ACAATTCTCTTCAGCTGTTGAGGATTTAAAAGAGGCTTTAAAGTTAGCTCCCAGCAACCGAGAATTACAAAGATTACTGACCAGAGTACGTGATGAATGCACAGAGCAGGCACGCTATGAGAACCTTCATGGAAGTCAGTCCAATGTAATGGATCGGGGCGAGAGAAGAGCAGAGGAAACGGCTCTATAG